A genomic stretch from Petrimonas mucosa includes:
- a CDS encoding sugar phosphate isomerase/epimerase family protein → MTIDRRKFIKSSLAGAAAVGLGNTLAASAGELPAGAPPTYPIKAELKISFQEGTAPGATLNEKFDFMEEHGVVGFEPHGKGLKGRMKEFKEALKGRNIGVSAICAGFEGFILSTDPAIRKKCRDTMEELIILAGELGSTGVIIVPAFNSQVPVMPHTQETRDFLCEQFNEMGNIAQKHGTTVILEPLNRKEAFYLRQVADAASICRDINNPGVTCLGDFWHMTWEETCDMAAFLSAGKYLQHVHMASRKRRSMPGEDGEADNYVSGFKGLKMIGYNKYVSFECGCQGDRKVVVPAALELLRKQWKEA, encoded by the coding sequence ATGACGATCGACAGAAGAAAATTCATCAAATCATCACTTGCCGGCGCTGCCGCGGTAGGTTTGGGTAACACCCTGGCCGCCTCTGCAGGGGAGCTTCCGGCAGGAGCTCCGCCAACTTATCCAATCAAGGCTGAGCTCAAGATCTCGTTTCAGGAAGGTACCGCCCCCGGGGCAACCTTAAACGAGAAGTTCGACTTTATGGAAGAACATGGCGTAGTGGGTTTCGAACCCCATGGTAAGGGTTTGAAGGGTCGGATGAAGGAGTTCAAGGAGGCGTTGAAGGGTCGGAATATCGGTGTGAGTGCCATCTGCGCCGGTTTTGAGGGATTTATTCTCTCCACCGATCCGGCAATTCGCAAGAAGTGTCGCGATACGATGGAAGAGTTGATTATCCTGGCGGGTGAACTTGGTTCAACGGGCGTTATCATTGTACCGGCATTCAACTCGCAGGTACCGGTCATGCCGCATACCCAGGAGACCCGTGACTTCCTCTGCGAACAGTTCAACGAGATGGGCAACATTGCCCAAAAGCACGGAACAACCGTAATTCTGGAGCCGCTGAACCGCAAAGAGGCTTTCTATCTCCGTCAAGTTGCCGATGCAGCTTCGATCTGCCGTGACATCAACAATCCCGGAGTAACCTGCCTGGGCGACTTCTGGCACATGACTTGGGAGGAGACCTGCGATATGGCCGCTTTCCTCTCTGCCGGCAAGTACCTGCAGCATGTACATATGGCCAGCCGTAAACGGCGCAGCATGCCTGGTGAAGATGGTGAGGCCGATAATTATGTAAGCGGATTCAAAGGTTTGAAGATGATCGGTTACAATAAATATGTCAGCTTTGAATGTGGTTGCCAGGGCGACCGGAAGGTGGTTGTCCCGGCAGCACTCGAGTTGTTGAGAAAACAATGGAAAGAGGCATGA
- a CDS encoding Gfo/Idh/MocA family oxidoreductase → MKRENNLTRRGFLKTSAVAGAAGMIGTGTTGFLSSCSSGKKDATTPLKEPGSYYVPELVDLASDGKELKAGVVGCGGRGSGAAINFLNAANGVTIVALGDVFEDKVNGLADKLKAEKNIDIPADRRFVGLDAYKQVIDSGIDILIDCTPPFFRAEHFKYAVEQGKHCFLEKPICVDSVGYRTVVAAAKQAQAKNLCVVTGTQRHHQRAYVESYKQIMNGLIGEITGGVVYWNQSMLWYRERQPGWSDFEFMVRDWVNWKWLSGDHIVEQHVHNIDVFTWFSGLKPVKAVAFGSRQRRVTGDQYDNFSVDFTMENGIHLHSMCRQIDGCANNVSEFIQGTKGSWTSQGGHVIRDLAGNVIWQYDGEAEKANFKQTDPYTLEHVNLINCIRKNTPIEQASETAISNLGAIMGREAAYTGQETTWDAIAAAQLDYTPADLNIGKMDMSRFTVPVPGSDNKK, encoded by the coding sequence ATGAAAAGAGAAAACAATTTGACAAGAAGGGGATTTCTTAAGACTTCGGCGGTGGCCGGAGCAGCAGGCATGATCGGTACCGGCACGACCGGTTTTCTAAGCTCATGCAGTAGTGGCAAGAAGGATGCGACAACCCCCCTGAAGGAACCGGGAAGCTACTATGTACCGGAACTGGTGGATCTGGCCTCCGACGGCAAGGAACTGAAAGCCGGCGTCGTGGGATGCGGAGGCAGGGGATCGGGTGCCGCCATCAACTTCCTGAATGCGGCCAACGGCGTTACGATCGTAGCCCTGGGCGATGTTTTTGAGGACAAGGTGAACGGCCTGGCCGACAAGCTTAAGGCTGAAAAGAACATCGACATTCCGGCCGACAGGCGGTTTGTGGGGCTGGATGCCTACAAGCAGGTGATCGACAGCGGGATCGACATCCTGATCGACTGTACGCCCCCCTTCTTCCGTGCAGAGCACTTCAAGTATGCTGTTGAGCAGGGCAAGCACTGCTTCCTGGAAAAACCGATCTGCGTCGACTCGGTCGGCTACCGCACGGTGGTGGCTGCCGCCAAGCAGGCCCAGGCCAAGAACCTCTGCGTGGTTACGGGGACACAGCGTCACCACCAGCGTGCCTATGTGGAGTCCTACAAGCAGATCATGAACGGCCTTATCGGCGAGATCACCGGCGGTGTCGTCTACTGGAACCAGAGCATGCTCTGGTACCGTGAACGCCAACCGGGATGGAGCGATTTCGAATTCATGGTCCGCGACTGGGTGAACTGGAAATGGCTTTCGGGCGACCATATCGTGGAACAGCACGTGCACAACATCGACGTGTTCACCTGGTTCAGCGGTCTGAAGCCGGTGAAGGCGGTGGCCTTCGGTTCGCGCCAGCGCCGCGTGACGGGCGACCAGTACGACAACTTCAGCGTCGACTTCACCATGGAGAACGGCATACACCTGCACAGCATGTGCCGCCAGATCGACGGATGCGCCAACAACGTGAGCGAGTTCATCCAGGGGACGAAAGGATCATGGACCAGCCAGGGCGGACACGTGATCAGGGACCTGGCAGGCAACGTGATCTGGCAGTATGACGGCGAGGCGGAGAAGGCCAACTTCAAGCAGACCGACCCCTACACGCTGGAGCATGTGAACCTGATCAACTGTATCCGGAAGAATACCCCCATCGAGCAGGCCTCCGAAACGGCGATCTCCAACCTGGGCGCCATCATGGGACGCGAAGCAGCCTACACCGGCCAGGAGACAACCTGGGATGCCATCGCCGCCGCTCAGCTGGATTATACCCCGGCCGACCTGAACATCGGCAAGATGGACATGAGCCGATTTACTGTGCCTGTACCGGGAAGCGATAACAAAAAGTAA
- a CDS encoding SUMF1/EgtB/PvdO family nonheme iron enzyme, with the protein MAKSKNIYGDRHRNSRKKIHQRKGFILLLGIVIGITFIGTLYQTSVYFSTNESCMMCHVHPHAEESWKLSVHVNNGSGVMVNCVDCHLPPKDDTWAHYTAKASLGIRDLWGYLTKDSADFDWDKKSELEHAVKYIPNASCVKCHQNLFPQGITDDGITAHMYYDENHEKLDLQCISCHLDVGHYNPNYVHGQMVGIPGMNVSAVVDSSLFYKEPATVTAFEDYTEQIPGTAISFNMKAIPGGTFMMGSTPKEPFHKPDEAPQHEVAVSPFFMAEVETTWDQYWAFYASTMSEGRTPPEVVYENNLKAMGVDAISGPTPPFGYPDQGWGSGDRPAITMTHYAAETFCQWLSHKTGKKYRLPTEAEWEYAARGGTQTPYFFAGNPKDFSDTGFMRKFFPAKTDSISAFVIYSKNSDNRTQEPSMVKPNPFGLKNMLGNVMEYCADKYDEAAYGKRSGTTRDPLVTEGEEWVVRGGNYLSDAADLRVAARSHTRHDDWLKTDPQQPKSIWWYSDIKGIGFRVVCEPDSSLIAK; encoded by the coding sequence ATGGCTAAATCTAAAAACATCTATGGTGATCGACACAGAAACAGCCGAAAAAAAATTCATCAACGCAAAGGTTTTATTCTGTTATTGGGCATAGTTATCGGTATAACCTTTATCGGTACACTGTACCAGACTTCGGTCTATTTCTCTACCAATGAATCGTGCATGATGTGCCATGTTCATCCTCATGCCGAGGAGAGCTGGAAGCTCTCCGTTCACGTGAACAACGGGAGTGGGGTGATGGTCAACTGTGTGGACTGCCACCTGCCTCCAAAGGATGATACGTGGGCTCACTATACAGCCAAGGCCTCTTTGGGCATCCGCGACCTTTGGGGATATCTGACCAAGGACAGTGCCGATTTCGACTGGGACAAAAAATCTGAACTGGAGCATGCAGTAAAATATATTCCGAACGCCTCTTGCGTCAAGTGTCATCAGAACCTCTTTCCGCAGGGAATAACCGACGATGGCATTACCGCGCACATGTATTATGATGAGAATCATGAGAAATTGGACCTTCAATGCATCAGTTGCCATCTCGATGTAGGACACTACAATCCGAACTATGTTCATGGACAGATGGTGGGAATACCCGGGATGAATGTGAGTGCTGTGGTAGATTCCAGCCTCTTCTATAAGGAACCGGCTACCGTTACCGCATTTGAAGACTATACGGAGCAGATTCCAGGTACGGCCATTTCTTTCAATATGAAGGCGATACCCGGAGGAACATTCATGATGGGCAGCACACCCAAGGAGCCCTTCCACAAGCCGGACGAAGCCCCCCAGCATGAGGTGGCGGTGAGTCCCTTCTTCATGGCGGAGGTTGAAACCACTTGGGACCAGTATTGGGCATTCTATGCCAGCACAATGAGCGAAGGGAGGACACCGCCCGAAGTGGTTTATGAAAACAACCTGAAGGCGATGGGAGTGGATGCTATCTCCGGTCCAACGCCTCCGTTCGGATACCCCGATCAGGGTTGGGGTTCGGGTGACAGGCCCGCTATCACGATGACCCACTACGCTGCCGAAACATTCTGCCAGTGGCTGTCACACAAGACAGGCAAGAAATATCGCCTGCCCACTGAGGCTGAATGGGAGTATGCGGCACGGGGAGGTACACAGACACCCTATTTCTTTGCAGGAAATCCCAAGGATTTTTCCGATACGGGCTTTATGCGGAAATTCTTCCCGGCAAAAACAGACAGCATAAGCGCCTTTGTCATCTACAGCAAGAACAGTGATAACCGTACGCAGGAACCCTCCATGGTGAAACCCAACCCCTTCGGATTGAAGAACATGCTTGGGAATGTTATGGAGTACTGTGCCGACAAGTATGATGAGGCTGCTTATGGAAAAAGAAGCGGAACAACCAGGGATCCGCTGGTTACTGAAGGTGAGGAGTGGGTAGTAAGAGGCGGAAATTACCTGTCGGATGCTGCCGACCTCCGGGTTGCTGCCCGTAGCCATACCAGGCATGATGACTGGTTGAAGACCGACCCGCAACAACCCAAAAGCATCTGGTGGTACTCCGACATCAAGGGTATCGGCTTCAGGGTGGTGTGTGAGCCCGACAGTTCATTGATTGCAAAATAA
- a CDS encoding IS30 family transposase has translation MKKYKQLTSEQRYAIYLGLENGDTQRTIASLIGVSPSAVSRELQRNKDKRGGYSWRLAHEMAMERRERLPGNRATPEWIKQKVIRLVRKDWSPGQISGHLRKKENIRVSHETIYKWIREDKKAGGDLYKHCHHRLKHRKRPVGSVRDIPNRRSIRERPVEADGKRFGDFEMDTMIGADQSEAILTVTERKTNLVMIGELPRGRDSKGLAKVLCRMLLPYKDVIRTITTDNGLEFAAHERITEMLEAPVYFTDPYSAWQKGSIENANKLIRQYIPKGASFKDYPPDRLKRIQHRLNERPRKKLDFNTPKVEFYKQLM, from the coding sequence ATGAAAAAATACAAACAGTTAACTTCAGAACAAAGGTACGCGATTTATTTAGGTTTAGAAAACGGTGACACCCAGCGGACGATCGCGAGCTTGATAGGTGTCAGTCCTTCAGCGGTGTCCAGGGAGTTGCAGCGCAACAAGGACAAGCGCGGGGGCTACTCGTGGCGACTGGCCCACGAGATGGCGATGGAGAGAAGGGAACGCCTGCCCGGCAACCGGGCCACCCCGGAATGGATCAAACAAAAGGTGATCCGGCTCGTGCGCAAGGACTGGTCGCCCGGGCAAATCAGCGGACACCTGAGAAAGAAGGAGAATATCCGGGTCTCCCACGAGACCATCTACAAGTGGATCCGGGAGGACAAGAAGGCCGGGGGCGACCTTTACAAGCATTGCCATCACAGGCTCAAGCACCGCAAGAGACCGGTGGGCTCCGTTAGAGACATCCCCAACCGCAGGAGCATCCGGGAAAGGCCCGTGGAGGCCGACGGGAAGCGCTTCGGCGACTTCGAGATGGACACGATGATAGGGGCCGACCAGTCGGAGGCGATACTGACGGTGACGGAAAGGAAGACGAACCTCGTGATGATCGGGGAACTGCCCCGCGGAAGGGACTCGAAAGGGTTGGCCAAGGTGCTGTGCCGCATGTTGCTACCCTACAAGGACGTGATAAGGACGATCACCACGGACAACGGCTTGGAGTTCGCGGCGCACGAACGGATCACGGAGATGCTGGAAGCCCCGGTGTACTTCACCGACCCCTATTCGGCATGGCAAAAAGGATCGATCGAAAACGCGAACAAGCTCATCCGGCAATACATCCCCAAGGGGGCGTCCTTCAAGGACTATCCACCCGACAGATTGAAGCGGATACAGCACAGGCTGAATGAAAGACCGAGGAAAAAATTGGACTTTAACACACCCAAAGTTGAGTTTTACAAACAATTAATGTAA
- a CDS encoding AMP-binding protein, translating to MNQNSFLGLIEQSIRNHWDLPAMSDLQGKTFYYKDFAREIDKLHEFFKTAGVQRGDKIAICGKNSTHWAITFFATLSYGAVAVSILHEFERESVQYIVDHSDSKMFFVDESIWKTIDETKIPNTETVFSLDDFSLLKVTSKELKLFVANSFSYFDKKYEKGFFVNDIAFRTDKPEELAVINYTSGTTSSPKGVMLPYRSLWSNTKFANDNLGFIYPGDNIICMLPMAHAYGLAFEVLNAISLGCHIHFLGKTPSPKVLLEAFARTKPKLVLAVPLIIEKIVVKNVFPKLRQGAAKTLVKVPLLNIAVYRKVRKSLIDVFGGNLVEVVIGGAALNADVEKFLRRIKFPYTVGYGMTECGPLISYSFWKEFKERSCGKVVDRMEVRIDSEDPQQIVGEIQTRGMNVMLGYYKNEEATKATFTEDGWLKTGDLGILDKENVIYIRGRNKNMILGPSGQNIYPEEIEDKLNNSPYILESLATEENGKIVALIVPDTEVMNAEKITPEQYQALFEKEIKEINTKLPNYSKIASFRLRTEEFEKTPKRSIRRFKYQQ from the coding sequence ATGAATCAGAACTCTTTTCTTGGATTAATCGAGCAAAGTATACGAAATCATTGGGATCTACCTGCAATGAGCGACCTTCAGGGCAAAACTTTCTATTACAAGGATTTTGCCCGTGAGATAGACAAGTTGCACGAATTTTTCAAAACCGCCGGCGTTCAACGTGGAGACAAGATTGCCATCTGCGGTAAAAATTCAACCCATTGGGCCATCACCTTTTTCGCCACACTCTCATATGGAGCGGTAGCGGTAAGCATTTTGCACGAATTTGAGCGGGAGAGTGTCCAATATATCGTGGATCATTCCGATTCCAAGATGTTTTTCGTGGATGAATCGATCTGGAAGACAATCGATGAGACCAAAATTCCCAATACTGAAACTGTATTTTCTCTCGACGACTTCTCTCTGTTGAAGGTGACTTCCAAAGAGCTCAAGCTATTTGTAGCCAACTCATTTTCATATTTTGACAAGAAGTATGAGAAAGGGTTCTTCGTCAACGATATTGCTTTCAGGACCGACAAGCCGGAAGAGCTGGCCGTTATCAACTACACCTCTGGAACGACCAGCAGTCCGAAGGGAGTGATGCTCCCTTACCGCAGTTTGTGGTCGAATACGAAGTTTGCCAACGATAACCTCGGTTTTATCTACCCGGGAGACAACATCATCTGCATGTTGCCCATGGCTCATGCGTACGGTCTTGCCTTCGAGGTTCTCAACGCCATATCATTGGGCTGCCACATCCATTTTCTGGGGAAAACTCCTTCACCGAAAGTATTGCTTGAGGCGTTTGCAAGGACAAAACCGAAACTGGTACTGGCCGTTCCGCTCATCATCGAGAAGATTGTCGTCAAGAATGTCTTTCCGAAATTGCGGCAGGGAGCGGCCAAGACACTTGTTAAAGTACCCCTGTTGAATATCGCCGTTTACCGCAAGGTGAGAAAATCACTCATTGATGTTTTCGGTGGAAACCTGGTCGAGGTGGTGATTGGCGGTGCTGCCCTCAATGCGGATGTGGAGAAATTCCTGCGCAGGATAAAGTTTCCCTATACGGTTGGATACGGTATGACGGAATGCGGACCGCTTATCTCCTACTCTTTCTGGAAAGAGTTCAAGGAGCGCTCCTGCGGAAAGGTGGTTGACAGGATGGAGGTCAGGATCGATTCGGAAGATCCCCAGCAGATTGTCGGCGAGATACAGACCAGGGGGATGAACGTGATGCTCGGTTATTACAAGAACGAGGAGGCTACCAAGGCGACCTTTACGGAGGATGGTTGGCTTAAGACGGGCGACCTGGGCATTCTGGACAAGGAGAACGTGATCTATATCAGGGGCCGTAACAAAAATATGATTCTTGGTCCTTCTGGACAGAACATCTATCCCGAAGAGATCGAGGACAAGCTGAATAACTCGCCCTATATCCTGGAGTCGCTGGCCACGGAGGAGAACGGAAAGATTGTAGCCCTGATTGTTCCCGACACCGAGGTGATGAATGCCGAAAAGATCACACCTGAGCAGTATCAGGCTCTTTTCGAAAAGGAGATTAAGGAGATAAATACCAAATTGCCCAATTACAGCAAGATAGCTTCATTCAGGCTCAGGACGGAAGAGTTTGAAAAGACACCCAAGCGAAGTATCAGGCGATTTAAGTACCAGCAGTGA
- a CDS encoding NUDIX hydrolase, translated as MPAGFYPHDAKFLVAVDCIIFGFKNQELSILLTRRPVEPNKGEWSLMGGFMDENESLDKAAEKVLFRYTRQKGIYMEQVGAYGEVERDPGDRVVSVAYYALVRLEEFDTTLASAFDAKWVNIHQLPRLVFDHNRMVDDALQLLRFKVSLQPIIFEFFEGKFTLPSLQDLWEAIYQMPVDKRNFRKKIAAMGILDRLEIKDKSSSKRGAFYYTFNRQKYDEFIASGNRFSL; from the coding sequence ATGCCTGCCGGATTTTACCCACACGATGCGAAATTTCTTGTTGCTGTTGATTGCATCATCTTTGGATTCAAGAACCAGGAACTGAGTATTCTGTTGACCCGCAGGCCGGTTGAACCCAACAAGGGTGAATGGTCACTGATGGGCGGCTTCATGGATGAGAACGAAAGCCTCGACAAAGCCGCAGAGAAGGTGCTGTTCCGTTATACCCGTCAAAAGGGGATTTACATGGAACAGGTAGGAGCCTACGGTGAAGTTGAACGGGATCCGGGCGACCGGGTAGTTTCGGTGGCCTACTATGCATTGGTACGGCTGGAGGAGTTCGATACGACGCTGGCCAGCGCCTTCGATGCCAAGTGGGTGAATATTCATCAGCTGCCACGCCTAGTCTTCGACCATAACCGCATGGTGGACGACGCATTACAGTTGCTGAGGTTTAAAGTCTCCCTCCAGCCCATCATTTTTGAATTCTTCGAGGGAAAATTCACACTCCCGTCACTGCAAGACCTCTGGGAGGCCATTTACCAGATGCCGGTAGACAAACGTAATTTCCGGAAGAAGATTGCCGCAATGGGAATACTCGACAGGCTGGAGATTAAAGACAAATCCTCCTCCAAAAGAGGAGCATTCTACTATACCTTCAACCGGCAGAAGTACGACGAGTTTATCGCATCGGGGAACAGGTTCTCCCTCTGA
- the galK gene encoding galactokinase yields the protein MTKEQVLKVYQEKFGNDTPEVYASPGRVNLIGEHTDYNGSFVFPGAIDKGMVAAIRLNGTDKVRAYAIDLNECSEFGLNEEDLPKEGWAKYIFGVCREIVKRGGKVAGFDTVFAGDVPLGAGMSSSAALESTYAFALNDMLNLGIDTFELARIGQSTEHNYVGVKCGIMDQFASLFGKKGHLIRLDTKSMEYQYFPFNPEGYKLVLLDTVVKHELASSAYNKRRESCEHAAATIAKRHPEVKFLRDATMEMLDEVKQEISEEDYMRAKYVIEETQRVREVSDALERGDYETVGAKMYETHHGMSKLYEVSCEELDFLNGVAREHGVTGSRVMGGGFGGCTINLVKDELYDSFIADAKRQFKDKFGHEPKVYDVVISDGARKL from the coding sequence ATGACTAAAGAACAGGTTTTAAAAGTCTATCAAGAAAAATTTGGTAACGATACACCTGAAGTTTACGCGTCTCCCGGACGCGTAAACCTTATAGGTGAACATACCGATTATAACGGGAGTTTTGTATTCCCTGGCGCCATCGACAAGGGGATGGTTGCAGCGATCCGGTTAAATGGAACTGATAAGGTACGGGCTTACGCCATCGATCTGAACGAATGTTCGGAATTCGGCCTCAATGAGGAGGATTTGCCCAAGGAAGGGTGGGCAAAATATATCTTCGGGGTGTGCCGCGAGATCGTCAAACGGGGCGGAAAAGTTGCAGGATTCGACACTGTCTTCGCCGGCGATGTGCCGCTGGGTGCAGGGATGTCCTCCTCTGCGGCGCTGGAAAGCACCTACGCTTTCGCGCTGAACGATATGCTCAATCTGGGAATCGATACCTTCGAGCTGGCACGGATCGGACAGTCCACCGAGCACAACTATGTGGGGGTGAAATGTGGCATCATGGACCAGTTTGCATCGCTTTTCGGCAAGAAAGGCCATCTGATCCGTCTCGATACCAAGTCGATGGAATACCAGTACTTTCCATTCAATCCCGAAGGGTATAAACTGGTGTTGCTCGACACCGTCGTAAAGCATGAGCTGGCCTCATCGGCCTATAACAAACGGCGGGAGTCGTGCGAACATGCCGCTGCCACCATCGCCAAACGTCATCCCGAGGTGAAGTTTCTCCGTGATGCTACGATGGAGATGCTCGACGAGGTGAAGCAGGAGATTTCGGAAGAGGATTACATGCGGGCCAAATATGTGATCGAGGAGACCCAACGTGTAAGGGAGGTGAGCGATGCATTGGAACGTGGTGATTACGAAACTGTAGGTGCGAAAATGTATGAGACGCATCACGGAATGAGCAAGCTCTATGAAGTGAGCTGCGAAGAGCTAGACTTCCTGAATGGTGTGGCCAGGGAGCATGGAGTCACAGGTTCCCGTGTCATGGGAGGCGGCTTCGGAGGTTGTACCATCAATCTTGTAAAGGATGAACTGTACGACTCGTTCATCGCTGACGCCAAACGTCAATTCAAGGATAAATTCGGGCATGAGCCCAAGGTGTACGATGTCGTTATCAGCGACGGTGCACGTAAACTTTAA
- a CDS encoding MFS transporter translates to MNTTTNQKSNRIVPIIMMIALFGMISFVTNLAAPMGQVLKEQFGASNFQGLLGNMANFIAYAVMGIPGGILLQRVGYKKTALIAIAIGFLGVFIQFLSGHASHTSAFGVYLLGAFVAGFSMCLLNTVVNPMLNTLGGGGNKGNQLIQVGGSFNSVMATFTPAFVGILIGEAAKANIKDVFPVMYIAMGVFALVFFVMLIVNIPEPHATTTKEPLKKLMSGALKFKHFILGAIAIFLYVGVEVGTPGILILWLSDTPVGKTTAGFVAGTYWFLMLVGRLLGASLGSKISSKTMLASVSTVGLILVLAAIFSPTTTQVAIPALQTSATGALSFGMAQVPINAMFLVIIGLCTSIMWGSIFNLAVEGLGKFTPAASGIFMTLVCGGGILPAIQGAVADAGNNYLVSYWVIFAGLAYLLYYALIGSKNVNKNISTEE, encoded by the coding sequence ATGAATACAACAACTAATCAGAAAAGCAACCGGATAGTGCCCATTATCATGATGATCGCACTGTTTGGAATGATCTCATTCGTAACCAATCTGGCAGCACCGATGGGACAAGTATTGAAAGAACAGTTCGGCGCCTCCAACTTCCAGGGATTGTTGGGTAATATGGCAAACTTCATCGCTTATGCCGTCATGGGTATCCCCGGTGGAATCCTTCTGCAGCGCGTGGGCTATAAGAAAACTGCGCTGATTGCGATTGCAATTGGGTTTTTGGGCGTATTTATCCAGTTTCTCTCCGGTCACGCCTCGCATACAAGCGCATTTGGTGTCTATCTGCTTGGTGCTTTTGTTGCCGGTTTCTCCATGTGTCTGCTCAATACGGTGGTCAACCCCATGTTGAACACGTTGGGAGGAGGAGGAAACAAGGGTAACCAGCTTATTCAGGTTGGCGGATCGTTCAACTCCGTGATGGCTACCTTTACTCCTGCTTTTGTAGGTATTCTGATTGGTGAAGCTGCAAAAGCAAACATCAAGGACGTATTCCCGGTAATGTACATCGCAATGGGTGTCTTTGCACTGGTCTTCTTTGTGATGCTGATTGTAAACATTCCCGAACCTCATGCTACAACCACCAAGGAGCCGTTAAAGAAGCTGATGAGCGGCGCCCTGAAATTCAAACATTTCATTCTGGGTGCCATCGCCATCTTCCTCTATGTAGGTGTTGAAGTGGGAACTCCCGGCATCTTGATTCTCTGGCTTTCCGACACCCCGGTTGGTAAGACTACGGCCGGATTTGTTGCAGGTACCTACTGGTTCCTGATGTTGGTGGGCCGTCTGCTGGGTGCTTCGCTGGGCAGCAAGATCTCCAGCAAAACCATGCTTGCCAGTGTATCTACGGTGGGGCTGATTCTCGTGCTGGCTGCCATCTTCTCGCCCACCACTACTCAGGTGGCCATCCCTGCTCTCCAGACTTCCGCTACCGGAGCCCTCTCCTTTGGCATGGCGCAGGTGCCCATTAATGCCATGTTCCTCGTAATCATTGGCCTCTGCACCTCAATCATGTGGGGAAGCATCTTCAACCTTGCTGTCGAGGGGTTGGGCAAATTCACCCCGGCCGCTTCCGGTATCTTCATGACACTGGTATGCGGTGGCGGAATCTTGCCTGCTATCCAGGGTGCCGTTGCAGATGCCGGCAACAACTACCTGGTAAGCTATTGGGTAATCTTCGCCGGTCTCGCCTATCTCTTGTACTATGCATTGATCGGATCGAAGAATGTAAACAAGAATATCTCTACCGAAGAGTAA
- a CDS encoding aldose epimerase family protein — translation MDHMYSKSGLLSSAFVKEFEGQQTGLYVLANERGSEITITNYGAKIVSLMVPDKNGNLIDVVLGHASIDEYIASEEPYFGAVCGRTANRIARGKFTLEGKEYTLAVNNGPNSLHGGIKGFNAVVWDVVKVSENSIELHYLSPDGEEGFPGNLDVYVTYTLTDDNALDISYRAVTDKTTILNLTNHSYFNLSGEGDPYIGDHQLTLNADFYLPTDETAIPYGEAEPVKGTPMDFTTPHAIGERINDDFEQLRFGRGYDHTFVLNKQREDEYSYAGLCESPKTGIRMEIYTTEPGMQVYTGNWMTGRFTAKKGHRYPERSAVCFETQHYPDSINKPGYPSVVLRAGERFQSRTTYKFST, via the coding sequence ATGGATCATATGTATAGCAAGTCCGGTTTGCTATCAAGCGCGTTCGTTAAAGAGTTCGAAGGACAGCAAACCGGCTTATACGTTCTTGCCAATGAAAGGGGAAGTGAAATCACCATCACAAATTACGGTGCGAAGATTGTTTCACTGATGGTTCCCGATAAAAATGGGAACTTGATCGATGTTGTATTGGGCCATGCCTCAATCGATGAATATATTGCATCGGAAGAGCCCTATTTCGGGGCTGTTTGCGGCAGGACGGCCAACCGGATCGCCCGGGGCAAGTTTACTTTGGAGGGGAAAGAGTATACCCTTGCAGTCAATAACGGGCCCAACTCGCTCCATGGTGGCATTAAAGGATTCAATGCGGTTGTCTGGGACGTGGTAAAAGTGTCGGAAAACAGCATTGAGCTGCACTATCTGTCGCCCGACGGAGAGGAGGGATTTCCCGGAAACCTGGATGTATACGTTACCTATACGCTTACTGACGACAATGCACTCGATATATCATACCGGGCGGTGACCGACAAAACCACCATCTTGAATCTCACCAACCACTCCTACTTCAACCTTTCGGGTGAAGGGGATCCCTATATCGGTGATCATCAGCTGACACTGAATGCCGATTTCTACCTGCCTACCGATGAAACAGCCATTCCTTACGGTGAGGCCGAACCGGTAAAAGGTACCCCCATGGATTTTACAACTCCACACGCCATTGGTGAACGGATCAACGATGATTTCGAGCAGCTCCGTTTCGGCAGGGGGTATGACCACACCTTCGTGCTGAACAAGCAGCGTGAAGATGAATATAGCTATGCAGGCCTCTGCGAGTCCCCAAAAACCGGTATCCGGATGGAGATCTACACCACGGAACCTGGTATGCAGGTTTATACCGGAAACTGGATGACCGGGCGATTCACTGCAAAAAAGGGACACCGCTATCCCGAACGTTCCGCCGTCTGTTTCGAAACGCAGCACTATCCGGACAGCATCAACAAACCCGGATATCCTTCGGTGGTACTAAGAGCGGGAGAGAGATTCCAATCAAGGACAACATATAAATTCTCCACATAA